A section of the Paenibacillus aurantius genome encodes:
- a CDS encoding 2-isopropylmalate synthase, with protein sequence MNRIRIFDTTLRDGEQAPGASLAPEEKVRIALQLARLGVDVIEPGFPVSSLGEFEAVRQISRLLPAVEICGFARAVKGDIDAAVRATEDAASRRLHMFLSSSDIHLDFQLRKSREQVIRTAREMVAYAKQFVEQIEFSPMDATRTGEEFLLEMVEAVIAEGATIINIPDTVGYALPEEYGQVFRTVREKVRGGETVEYSAHCHNDLGLAVANSLAAIRNGATQVEVTVNGIGERAGNCSLEELVMAIETKGAALQAETGIAAEEIYRTSRMVSQAMHFPIAFNKPIVGRNAFQHEAGIHQDGLLKNRSTYEIMDPERLGIPRQMIILGKHSGRHAIRHRIGELGAQVNDEQMEEIYRRFKEKADAQKVVTDEELMRLAGAVTKEALESFTLTEVQVVSGSERSRMASAVVRYNGTGQQVSSSAIGKGPIEAIIGCIKQAVPFPVEFVDMELHSLSAGESAGGEAEVTIAAGGQAYRGTAVHQDILLAVAHAYLAACNQAARNQGLVPHAKAEKAGESFAAPVHFWP encoded by the coding sequence ATGAACCGCATCCGCATTTTTGACACGACATTACGAGACGGGGAGCAAGCTCCGGGCGCCTCCCTGGCCCCCGAAGAGAAAGTGAGGATCGCGCTTCAGCTCGCCCGGCTTGGCGTGGACGTCATCGAGCCCGGGTTCCCGGTCTCAAGCCTTGGGGAATTCGAAGCCGTCCGGCAAATTTCCCGGCTGCTTCCCGCCGTTGAAATATGCGGCTTCGCCCGTGCCGTAAAGGGAGACATCGACGCCGCTGTCCGGGCCACCGAGGACGCCGCGAGCCGGCGCCTGCATATGTTTCTTTCCTCGTCGGACATCCACCTGGACTTTCAGCTGCGCAAATCCCGGGAGCAGGTGATCCGGACGGCGCGGGAGATGGTCGCCTATGCCAAGCAGTTTGTGGAACAAATCGAATTCTCTCCGATGGACGCCACGCGGACGGGAGAGGAATTTCTGCTGGAGATGGTCGAAGCTGTCATCGCCGAAGGGGCCACCATCATCAACATCCCGGACACCGTCGGCTATGCGCTGCCGGAGGAATACGGCCAAGTGTTCCGCACCGTGCGGGAGAAGGTAAGGGGCGGAGAGACCGTCGAGTACAGCGCCCACTGCCACAATGACCTGGGGCTCGCGGTCGCGAACAGTCTCGCGGCGATCCGTAACGGAGCGACGCAGGTGGAGGTGACCGTGAACGGAATCGGGGAGCGGGCCGGCAACTGCTCCCTCGAGGAGCTGGTGATGGCGATCGAAACGAAGGGGGCGGCGCTTCAGGCGGAAACCGGCATCGCGGCAGAGGAGATTTACCGCACGTCGCGGATGGTCAGCCAGGCGATGCATTTCCCGATTGCGTTCAACAAGCCGATTGTCGGACGCAACGCCTTTCAGCACGAGGCGGGCATTCACCAGGACGGCCTGCTGAAGAACCGGAGCACTTACGAAATCATGGATCCGGAGCGGCTCGGCATTCCCCGTCAAATGATCATCCTGGGCAAGCATTCCGGCCGTCATGCCATCCGGCACCGGATCGGAGAGCTCGGCGCGCAGGTGAACGACGAACAGATGGAAGAGATTTACCGCCGGTTCAAGGAGAAAGCCGACGCCCAGAAGGTTGTCACCGACGAAGAGCTGATGCGGCTGGCCGGAGCGGTGACGAAGGAAGCCCTGGAGAGCTTCACCCTCACCGAGGTTCAGGTCGTCTCCGGAAGCGAACGGAGCCGGATGGCCTCCGCCGTGGTCCGGTACAACGGGACCGGGCAGCAGGTGAGCTCCTCGGCCATCGGCAAAGGCCCGATCGAGGCCATCATCGGCTGCATCAAGCAGGCGGTACCGTTCCCGGTCGAATTCGTCGACATGGAGCTTCACTCCCTTTCGGCGGGAGAATCCGCCGGAGGAGAAGCGGAGGTCACGATAGCGGCCGGGGGGCAGGCTTACCGGGGAACGGCGGTGCACCAGGACATTCTGCTCGCCGTGGCCCATGCTTACCTGGCAGCCTGCAACCAGGCGGCCCGGAACCAAGGCCTCGTTCCTCACGCCAAGGCGGAGAAAGCGGGGGAATCTTTTGCGGCACCGGTTCATTTCTGGCCATAA
- the tsaB gene encoding tRNA (adenosine(37)-N6)-threonylcarbamoyltransferase complex dimerization subunit type 1 TsaB: protein MNDTVTTTQAPAGRWLGMDTSTACMTIALMEGGRLIEERTERAERNHSLYLNPMIDALLETHGMRPGDLAGFAAGLGPGSYTGVRIGVTVAKTMAWALGRPVIGVSSLEALAYGTPVEGQTAGSEAGPEAGRTDEAGGKLWIVPLMDARRAQAYTGLFELAYGPGKLLSVSSEGASVVPASSAAASAAAIPAAPEPGAVRVSDAGDRSAAGGRWTRLAEDGIRRMEDWTERLLRLADEHRPDRILLVGETAGFGTFAERLAAGLSAEVQAFGQDIRAYSIGRLARIKEQLGDYSRDPHGIVPNYTQLAEAEVNLLAKSGGGEVPGGADRA from the coding sequence ATGAACGACACCGTGACGACAACACAAGCACCGGCCGGCCGCTGGCTGGGCATGGATACCTCGACGGCCTGCATGACGATAGCGCTGATGGAGGGCGGCCGGCTGATCGAAGAGCGTACCGAGCGGGCGGAACGCAACCACTCGCTTTATTTGAATCCGATGATCGACGCCCTGCTCGAAACCCACGGCATGAGACCGGGGGATTTGGCGGGCTTTGCCGCGGGGCTCGGCCCGGGCTCCTATACCGGGGTGCGCATTGGGGTTACCGTGGCGAAGACGATGGCCTGGGCTTTGGGGAGGCCGGTGATCGGCGTATCGAGCCTGGAGGCGTTGGCCTACGGGACCCCGGTGGAAGGGCAGACGGCCGGCTCGGAAGCGGGGCCGGAGGCGGGGCGAACGGACGAAGCCGGCGGAAAGCTGTGGATCGTTCCCCTAATGGATGCCCGCCGGGCCCAGGCGTATACGGGGCTTTTCGAGCTGGCATATGGTCCCGGGAAGCTCTTGTCCGTCTCTTCCGAAGGGGCTTCGGTTGTACCTGCATCTTCCGCTGCGGCTTCGGCTGCGGCCATACCGGCCGCGCCGGAACCGGGAGCCGTCCGCGTTTCGGATGCAGGTGACCGGTCGGCGGCCGGCGGCCGATGGACGCGGCTTGCCGAGGACGGCATCCGGCGCATGGAGGACTGGACGGAGCGGCTGCTCCGGCTCGCCGACGAACACCGTCCGGACCGGATCCTGCTGGTCGGCGAAACGGCCGGCTTCGGCACTTTCGCCGAGCGGCTTGCGGCCGGACTGTCCGCCGAGGTGCAGGCATTCGGCCAGGACATCCGTGCTTATTCCATTGGGAGGCTCGCCCGGATTAAGGAGCAGCTAGGGGATTACAGCCGCGATCCACACGGGATCGTGCCGAATTACACTCAGCTCGCGGAGGCCGAGGTTAACCTTCTGGCCAAGAGCGGCGGCGGGGAGGTGCCGGGTGGAGCAGATCGTGCCTGA
- a CDS encoding 5-formyltetrahydrofolate cyclo-ligase, giving the protein MQAPQSKKRLRREIEEKRSALPPEERSRISRIICERVAERLRESASSYPPVVFSYLSFGAEVDTFPLLEFCWRAGIPTAAPRTLSKTKEMKLHLLSSREDVQQGIWGIPEPKPECPELPDTALIGWVLMPGLAFDPKGGRLGYGGGYYDRFLSEYARRHGTLPFLLALAFELQLVPEVPTEPHDIPVHAVVTESRWVAAGEEPFLPGRDEG; this is encoded by the coding sequence ATGCAAGCGCCCCAATCGAAAAAACGGCTCCGCCGGGAGATCGAGGAGAAGCGGTCCGCGCTTCCGCCGGAAGAGAGAAGCCGGATCTCGCGCATCATTTGCGAACGGGTGGCGGAACGGCTGAGGGAGTCAGCCTCTTCCTATCCGCCGGTTGTCTTCTCGTATCTTTCCTTTGGCGCGGAGGTCGACACCTTTCCCCTGCTGGAGTTTTGCTGGCGTGCCGGAATTCCGACGGCCGCCCCGCGGACCCTGTCGAAGACGAAGGAAATGAAGCTTCATCTCCTTTCCTCCCGCGAGGATGTGCAGCAGGGGATATGGGGAATCCCGGAGCCCAAGCCGGAGTGCCCGGAGCTGCCGGACACCGCTCTTATCGGCTGGGTTCTGATGCCGGGCCTTGCTTTCGACCCGAAGGGCGGCAGGCTTGGCTACGGCGGGGGCTATTACGACCGCTTTTTATCCGAGTATGCCCGCCGTCACGGCACGCTGCCGTTCCTGCTGGCCCTTGCTTTCGAGCTTCAGCTTGTGCCGGAGGTTCCTACGGAGCCTCACGATATACCCGTGCATGCGGTGGTGACGGAGTCCCGCTGGGTAGCCGCCGGAGAGGAGCCCTTTTTGCCGGGGCGGGATGAAGGTTAA
- a CDS encoding cytochrome P450, which produces MAVNGAGPKGRPITGNLLEFRKDPLAFLQKAYKEYGDFVPIRFGPTRHVYLISDPDSIKEVLLTKQASFRKAKGLQTAKAVIGEGVLTSEGEQHMRQRRMLQPAFKKTTISRYGDTMVRYSEELISEWRSGEERVITNDMMRLTLNIITQTMFGMNLSEGYGDVSHALEVGMKYVSRRASSFIDLPFELPTKNNKEFKESAEMLDKIIYGIIQERRAKGEEDREDLLAMLLAARDDEDGTGMTDKQVRDEVMTIFLAGHETTANTLAWTFYLLSQNPDARAKLEEELDRVLTDRLPTVADLEKLPYTGNVIWEALRIYPPVWAVNREVSEEVEIGGHLLKPGDTVMMSQYVIHRSDRYFEDPEVFRPERFEGDLLKRIPGFAYFPFGGGPRICIGNHFAFMEASLVLATIARRFRLDLAEDHHKVEGEPLVTLRPKHGLRMVAEKRR; this is translated from the coding sequence ATGGCTGTAAACGGAGCAGGACCCAAGGGCCGGCCGATTACCGGCAATTTGCTGGAATTCCGCAAGGACCCGCTCGCTTTTTTGCAGAAGGCTTATAAGGAATACGGGGATTTCGTGCCGATCCGGTTCGGGCCGACCCGCCATGTCTACCTGATCAGCGACCCCGATTCGATCAAGGAGGTTCTATTGACGAAGCAGGCGAGCTTCCGCAAGGCAAAAGGTCTTCAGACGGCTAAGGCCGTCATCGGGGAAGGCGTGCTTACGAGCGAAGGCGAACAGCACATGAGGCAGCGCCGCATGCTGCAGCCGGCCTTCAAGAAGACGACCATCAGCCGCTACGGGGACACGATGGTGCGGTATTCCGAGGAGCTGATTTCGGAATGGCGCAGCGGCGAAGAGCGGGTGATCACGAACGACATGATGCGCCTTACCCTGAACATTATCACCCAAACCATGTTCGGCATGAATCTGTCGGAAGGGTACGGGGATGTGAGCCATGCGCTGGAGGTCGGGATGAAATATGTCTCGAGGCGGGCGAGCTCCTTTATCGACCTTCCGTTCGAGCTGCCGACCAAGAACAACAAGGAATTCAAGGAATCGGCGGAAATGCTTGACAAGATTATTTATGGCATCATCCAGGAGCGCCGGGCCAAAGGAGAAGAGGACCGGGAGGACCTCCTAGCCATGCTTCTGGCGGCACGCGATGACGAGGATGGGACCGGCATGACCGACAAGCAGGTACGCGACGAGGTCATGACAATCTTCCTGGCGGGGCATGAAACGACGGCCAACACGCTCGCCTGGACGTTCTACCTTCTGTCGCAAAATCCGGACGCGCGCGCCAAGCTCGAGGAGGAGCTGGACCGGGTGCTAACGGACCGTCTGCCGACGGTGGCCGATCTGGAGAAGCTTCCTTACACCGGCAATGTGATATGGGAAGCGCTGCGCATCTACCCTCCGGTATGGGCGGTCAACCGCGAAGTGTCGGAGGAGGTGGAGATCGGTGGCCACCTGCTGAAGCCGGGCGACACCGTGATGATGAGCCAATATGTCATTCACCGGTCCGACCGCTACTTCGAAGACCCGGAGGTCTTCCGGCCCGAACGGTTCGAGGGCGATCTGCTGAAGCGCATCCCGGGTTTCGCCTACTTCCCGTTCGGAGGAGGCCCGCGCATCTGCATCGGCAACCACTTTGCGTTTATGGAGGCGAGCCTGGTGCTGGCCACGATCGCCCGCCGGTTCCGGCTGGATCTGGCGGAGGATCACCATAAGGTGGAAGGCGAGCCGCTCGTGACGCTGAGACCGAAGCATGGGCTGCGGATGGTGGCCGAGAAGCGCAGGTAG
- the tsaE gene encoding tRNA (adenosine(37)-N6)-threonylcarbamoyltransferase complex ATPase subunit type 1 TsaE, producing MDEPQVFLYESHGLEDTARLARALAELAVPGTVWALDGDLGAGKTAFSQAAARALGVTDTVNSPTFTIIKEYEGTEFPFYHMDVYRLSSEEAGELGLDEYFYGGGLTVVEWASLIGEWMPEDHLAVYIENKGPDDRLFRLTPRGLPYTDWCRRLKENGLLI from the coding sequence ATGGACGAACCGCAGGTCTTCCTCTATGAATCGCACGGGCTGGAGGACACGGCACGCCTCGCCCGCGCTTTGGCGGAGCTGGCCGTCCCCGGCACGGTATGGGCGCTCGACGGAGACCTCGGCGCGGGCAAAACCGCGTTCTCGCAGGCCGCCGCCCGGGCGCTCGGTGTAACGGATACGGTAAACAGCCCGACGTTTACCATCATTAAGGAATACGAGGGAACCGAGTTTCCCTTTTATCATATGGACGTCTACCGCCTCTCCTCCGAAGAAGCCGGAGAACTCGGGCTGGACGAATATTTCTATGGAGGCGGGCTGACCGTGGTGGAATGGGCCAGCTTGATCGGTGAGTGGATGCCGGAGGATCACTTGGCCGTCTACATCGAGAACAAGGGGCCGGACGACAGGCTTTTCCGCCTGACCCCGCGGGGACTTCCCTACACGGACTGGTGCCGCCGCCTGAAGGAGAACGGATTGCTGATATGA
- the rimI gene encoding ribosomal protein S18-alanine N-acetyltransferase, which produces MKLNDIDTICEIEQEAFPTPWSAGAFYNELVNNHFAHYMVMEVDGVIAGYAGMWLIMDEAHITNIAVRAPFRGRKLGERLVGELQKTASFMGAAKMTLEVRVTNVVAQNLYVKMGFRSVGVRKGYYTDNNEDALIMWAELEKYHPQS; this is translated from the coding sequence ATGAAGCTGAACGACATCGACACCATATGCGAGATTGAGCAGGAGGCCTTTCCGACTCCCTGGTCGGCGGGAGCCTTCTACAATGAGCTGGTCAACAACCATTTTGCCCATTACATGGTCATGGAGGTGGACGGTGTCATCGCCGGGTATGCCGGCATGTGGCTCATCATGGATGAAGCCCACATTACGAATATCGCCGTCCGGGCCCCCTTCCGCGGCCGCAAGCTGGGGGAACGCCTCGTGGGGGAGCTTCAGAAAACGGCCAGCTTCATGGGAGCGGCCAAAATGACTCTGGAGGTCCGCGTGACGAACGTGGTCGCCCAGAACCTCTATGTCAAAATGGGTTTCCGTTCCGTAGGAGTGCGCAAAGGCTATTATACGGATAATAACGAGGATGCTTTGATCATGTGGGCGGAGCTGGAGAAGTACCATCCACAATCCTAA
- the tsaD gene encoding tRNA (adenosine(37)-N6)-threonylcarbamoyltransferase complex transferase subunit TsaD has translation MNTRDRSGRPCYILALETSCDETSVAVIEDGKVIRSNVVSSQIETHKAFGGVVPEVASRKHVESITLIIEQAVREAGLGLGDLSAIAVTQGPGLVGALLIGLVAAKSLASTLGLPLIGVHHIAGHIYANALVHELEYPLLALVVSGGHTELVHVEAPGRFRIIGRTRDDAAGEAYDKVARALGLPYPGGPHVDRLAAEADSALPLPRAWLEPESYDFSFSGLKSAVLAALNTARMKGVELPADQVARGFQESVLDVLTEKAIRAVRETGSRQLLLAGGVAANRGLRTRLEERCAEAGIPLLVPPLSLCTDNAAMIGAAAFLKWERGQFAPPYLKAEPSLSLEDWSVQ, from the coding sequence ATGAACACCCGGGACCGGTCCGGCCGGCCCTGTTATATACTGGCGCTGGAGACAAGCTGCGATGAAACCTCGGTAGCCGTCATAGAGGACGGCAAGGTCATCCGCTCCAATGTGGTCTCCAGCCAAATCGAAACCCATAAAGCGTTCGGAGGCGTCGTGCCCGAGGTCGCTTCGCGCAAGCACGTGGAGTCGATCACGCTCATTATCGAGCAGGCGGTCCGCGAGGCCGGGCTCGGGCTCGGCGACCTGTCGGCGATCGCCGTGACGCAGGGCCCCGGTCTGGTCGGAGCCCTGCTGATCGGGCTCGTGGCCGCCAAGTCGCTCGCCTCGACGCTCGGGCTGCCGCTGATCGGCGTGCATCACATCGCGGGCCACATCTACGCGAACGCGCTCGTTCACGAGCTGGAGTATCCGCTTCTCGCGCTGGTCGTCTCCGGCGGCCACACCGAGCTCGTGCACGTCGAAGCGCCGGGCCGCTTCCGCATCATAGGCCGCACACGCGACGATGCCGCCGGCGAGGCCTACGACAAGGTCGCACGGGCGCTCGGCCTGCCGTATCCCGGCGGGCCGCATGTCGACCGGCTCGCCGCAGAGGCGGACAGCGCGCTGCCGCTGCCGCGCGCCTGGCTGGAGCCGGAATCGTACGATTTCAGCTTCAGCGGGCTGAAATCGGCGGTACTGGCGGCTCTCAACACGGCGCGCATGAAGGGCGTGGAGCTGCCGGCGGACCAGGTGGCGCGGGGCTTTCAGGAGTCCGTCCTCGACGTCCTCACGGAGAAAGCGATCCGCGCCGTCCGGGAGACCGGCTCCCGGCAGCTGCTGCTGGCCGGAGGCGTCGCGGCGAACCGCGGCCTTCGCACCCGGCTGGAGGAGCGCTGCGCGGAGGCCGGGATCCCGCTCCTGGTCCCGCCGCTCAGCCTCTGCACCGACAACGCCGCCATGATCGGCGCCGCGGCTTTCCTGAAGTGGGAGCGCGGCCAATTCGCGCCCCCTTACCTGAAAGCCGAGCCGTCCCTCTCCCTGGAGGACTGGTCGGTGCAGTAG
- a CDS encoding H-type small acid-soluble spore protein: MDITRAQEILQASERITVEMNGVPVWIDSVDRQGNKVKVHAESNPADTRTVSVEELDEVH, translated from the coding sequence ATGGACATTACCCGCGCCCAAGAGATCTTACAGGCAAGCGAACGCATTACGGTGGAGATGAACGGCGTACCTGTCTGGATCGACAGCGTCGACCGGCAGGGAAACAAGGTGAAGGTGCACGCCGAGAGCAACCCGGCGGATACGAGAACCGTTTCCGTAGAGGAGCTGGACGAGGTTCATTGA
- a CDS encoding DUF2500 domain-containing protein — MMTNPGFGGGGISHALFSLFPIIFGTVFVLVIGTILVKSVKGVSQWSSNNQAERRKEWARVVTKRTQVYGGSGDTSASTDYYVTFELPDRSRLEMKLRGAEYGLLAEGDTGTLDYQGTRFHAFQRE, encoded by the coding sequence ATGATGACCAATCCGGGTTTTGGCGGGGGCGGAATAAGCCATGCGTTGTTTTCCCTCTTCCCGATTATTTTCGGGACGGTCTTTGTACTGGTGATCGGTACGATTCTGGTGAAGTCCGTTAAGGGAGTCTCCCAGTGGTCCTCCAACAACCAGGCGGAACGGCGGAAGGAGTGGGCCCGCGTGGTCACCAAACGCACCCAGGTGTACGGAGGGTCGGGGGACACCAGCGCGTCAACCGACTATTATGTAACCTTCGAGCTGCCCGACCGCAGCCGCCTGGAAATGAAGCTGCGCGGAGCCGAGTACGGGCTGCTGGCCGAAGGGGATACCGGCACCCTGGACTACCAGGGGACCCGTTTTCATGCTTTTCAGCGGGAATAA
- a CDS encoding ABC-F family ATP-binding cassette domain-containing protein, producing MLLQAVNITKSYGVRPVLSHISIQVNEREKIGLVGVNGAGKSTFLQIIAGEMSYDSGEIYKAKETRVGYLAQNSGLDSDKTIYEEMREVFSHLLTAEKELRGLEQAMSDPDLLADEKKYNETMNRYAARSEWFREQGGYEIESKIRSILHGMGFGSFPADTVVSTLSGGQKTRLALAKMLLQEPDLLMLDEPTNHLDIQTLTWLEDYLRGYPGAILVVSHDRYFLDALVGTIYEIERHTSKRYTGNYSRYVETKAAEYEIQMKQYEKQQDEIAKMEDFIQKNIVRASTTKRAQSRRKALDRMDRIDKPLGELKRASFSFEIEQTTGKDVLNAENLSVSFDGTTPLFRHVSFQLSRGDTAALIGPNGIGKSTLLKTLIGDRRPDAGTFKWGANVKLGYYDQEQTGLNPEHTVLDEVWSAFPHLEEARIRSVLGSFLFSGEDVFKKIAGLSGGEKARVSLAKLMLQNANVLILDEPTNHLDLYSKEVLEASLMDYEGTLLFISHDRYFLNKMADRILELKPDGVEAYLGNYDDYLEKKAELAAIEADRLAAAAAAAVDKKGSAPPVEKPTDYEADKKAKREERSRQRRLEQLEQDIARLEGEIAALEEELALPEVYQDYMLVQERNQAIDAKKAELQTGYEEWEQLLA from the coding sequence ATGCTGCTGCAGGCTGTCAACATTACCAAAAGCTACGGGGTCCGCCCCGTGCTGTCCCATATATCCATTCAAGTCAACGAACGGGAAAAAATCGGGTTAGTCGGCGTAAACGGTGCCGGAAAATCTACGTTTCTACAAATTATTGCCGGGGAAATGTCGTACGATAGCGGCGAGATTTACAAAGCGAAAGAAACGCGTGTCGGTTATTTGGCCCAGAACAGCGGACTGGATTCCGACAAGACGATTTATGAGGAAATGCGCGAGGTCTTCTCCCATCTGCTGACGGCGGAGAAGGAGCTGCGCGGCCTGGAGCAGGCGATGTCGGATCCTGACCTGCTCGCCGACGAAAAGAAGTACAACGAAACGATGAACCGCTATGCGGCCCGCTCGGAGTGGTTCCGGGAACAGGGCGGCTATGAGATCGAATCCAAAATCCGCAGCATCCTGCACGGGATGGGCTTCGGAAGCTTCCCCGCGGACACGGTGGTCTCAACGCTGAGCGGAGGCCAGAAAACGCGGCTGGCCTTGGCCAAAATGCTCCTCCAGGAGCCGGATCTGCTCATGCTCGACGAGCCGACCAACCATCTCGACATCCAGACGCTGACGTGGCTGGAGGATTACCTGCGAGGCTATCCCGGCGCCATCCTGGTCGTCTCCCACGACCGTTACTTTCTGGATGCGCTTGTCGGCACCATCTACGAGATCGAGCGCCATACGTCCAAGCGGTACACCGGCAACTACTCGCGTTATGTCGAAACGAAAGCCGCCGAGTACGAGATTCAAATGAAGCAGTACGAGAAGCAGCAGGACGAGATCGCGAAGATGGAGGATTTTATCCAGAAGAACATCGTCCGTGCCTCCACCACGAAAAGAGCCCAGAGCCGGCGCAAGGCGCTGGACCGGATGGACCGCATCGACAAGCCTCTCGGCGAGCTGAAACGGGCCTCCTTCTCGTTCGAAATCGAGCAGACGACGGGCAAGGACGTCCTGAACGCCGAGAACCTGTCCGTTTCCTTCGACGGCACTACCCCGCTTTTCCGTCATGTGTCGTTTCAGCTGTCCCGCGGCGACACGGCGGCACTCATCGGCCCGAACGGAATCGGGAAGTCCACCCTGCTGAAGACGCTCATCGGGGACCGCCGCCCGGACGCCGGGACCTTCAAGTGGGGAGCCAACGTCAAGCTCGGCTACTACGACCAGGAGCAGACCGGGTTGAATCCGGAGCATACCGTGCTGGATGAGGTGTGGAGCGCTTTCCCTCATCTGGAAGAAGCGCGCATCCGGTCGGTGCTCGGGAGCTTCCTGTTCAGCGGAGAGGACGTCTTCAAGAAAATTGCCGGCCTAAGCGGAGGAGAGAAGGCCCGGGTGTCCCTGGCCAAGCTGATGCTTCAGAACGCCAACGTGCTCATTCTGGATGAGCCGACCAACCATTTGGACCTGTACAGCAAGGAAGTGCTGGAGGCCTCGCTCATGGACTACGAGGGCACCCTGCTCTTCATCTCCCATGACCGGTACTTCCTGAACAAAATGGCGGACCGCATCCTTGAGCTGAAGCCGGACGGAGTGGAAGCCTATCTGGGCAACTACGACGATTACCTGGAGAAGAAGGCCGAACTCGCCGCGATCGAAGCCGACCGGCTGGCCGCAGCCGCAGCCGCCGCCGTCGACAAGAAAGGCTCCGCCCCTCCTGTCGAGAAGCCGACCGACTACGAGGCCGACAAAAAGGCGAAGCGGGAAGAACGCAGCCGCCAGCGGAGGCTGGAGCAGCTCGAGCAGGACATTGCCCGGCTGGAAGGCGAAATCGCCGCTCTCGAGGAAGAGCTGGCTTTACCGGAAGTGTACCAGGATTATATGCTCGTACAAGAGAGGAACCAGGCCATCGACGCCAAGAAGGCGGAGCTTCAGACCGGGTATGAAGAATGGGAACAGCTTTTGGCCTAA
- the thiL gene encoding thiamine-phosphate kinase codes for MEEFALIRHLTDRPPGRRTAAETHLVVGIGDDAAVTELTPGMQLVLSCDTMVQDVHFNSKTMSMYDIGWKAMASNVSDMAAMGAVPRNALVALTVPASVPADRLRELYAGLYACADRYGVALAGGDTTSTPGGLTVTVTVTGEVEPGRALLRSAARPGDAVFVTGWPGRSAAGLHALLAAGARPEAAADEPIPEEAFPPPVRGLVAAHRRPEPSVAAGRRLLAGGAAPALNDISDGLSSEAWEIAEASGCGLLLREADIPVAPELKAYADAVGASALEWILTGGEDYVLLGTLPEEAMAVTAEAFAAEGLPFFRIGTATSAFAGVRLVGIDGEERPVAKSGYNHFG; via the coding sequence GTGGAAGAGTTTGCCCTGATCCGGCATTTGACGGATCGTCCGCCCGGCCGAAGGACGGCTGCGGAGACCCATCTCGTCGTCGGGATCGGCGACGACGCCGCGGTGACGGAGCTCACCCCCGGCATGCAGCTGGTGCTCTCGTGCGACACGATGGTGCAGGACGTGCACTTCAACTCCAAGACGATGTCTATGTATGACATCGGCTGGAAGGCCATGGCCTCGAACGTCAGCGACATGGCCGCCATGGGTGCCGTCCCGCGCAACGCGCTGGTCGCGCTCACCGTGCCGGCTTCCGTGCCGGCGGACCGGCTGCGCGAGCTCTACGCGGGCCTCTACGCCTGCGCGGACCGCTACGGCGTCGCCCTGGCCGGCGGGGACACGACCTCGACGCCCGGAGGGCTCACGGTCACCGTGACCGTGACCGGTGAGGTCGAGCCCGGCCGCGCGCTGCTCCGCTCCGCCGCCCGGCCCGGTGACGCGGTGTTCGTCACCGGCTGGCCGGGCCGCTCGGCGGCGGGGCTGCACGCGCTGCTCGCCGCAGGCGCCCGGCCGGAGGCAGCCGCAGACGAGCCCATCCCGGAGGAGGCGTTCCCTCCTCCGGTGAGGGGGCTCGTGGCGGCGCACCGCCGGCCGGAGCCGAGCGTAGCGGCCGGGCGCCGGCTGCTCGCGGGCGGAGCCGCTCCCGCGCTGAACGACATCAGCGACGGCCTGTCGAGCGAGGCATGGGAAATCGCCGAAGCGTCCGGCTGCGGCCTGCTGCTGCGGGAGGCCGATATCCCGGTCGCCCCGGAGCTTAAGGCCTATGCCGATGCCGTCGGCGCGAGCGCGCTGGAGTGGATCCTGACCGGCGGCGAGGACTACGTCCTGCTCGGCACCCTCCCGGAAGAAGCGATGGCCGTCACGGCCGAAGCCTTCGCCGCGGAAGGGCTGCCATTCTTCCGCATCGGCACGGCGACCTCGGCCTTTGCCGGGGTCCGGCTCGTCGGAATCGACGGGGAGGAGAGGCCGGTCGCCAAGTCGGGCTACAACCATTTCGGCTAG